In one Brienomyrus brachyistius isolate T26 chromosome 7, BBRACH_0.4, whole genome shotgun sequence genomic region, the following are encoded:
- the LOC125746298 gene encoding zinc finger protein 271-like isoform X4 — MDQKPPQLSVADVKEEVQDVLISDVDGAGHSSPDKVKWSAAGVGPSCLLHSQKAESTVCPVFNGEVKKESVFQDVTEEMLTVPLHVDDTEGRRRTRRGSVRPPNPVQALVPGRKVKKFLCSHCSSSYTTETSLQRHMNKSHPEELGSGVILKVHCCSHCGKTFTTLRNLKAHQRSHKGERPYKCSQCEKSFSQVGSLKVHQRIHTGERPHQCSHCERNFTQSGDLQRHMRTHRIQKPYHCSQCGKSFTWSKDLKAHEQGHIVEKPYLCSQCDHRFTCIEELKMHEQSHTGGKPNQCSHCGKSFSQVGTLKAHERTHTGERPYQCSQCGKRFSQVGSLKMHQRIHTGEKPHQCSHCGKNFTQSGDLKRHMLTHGIEKNYHCSQCGMSFTWFKDLKTHQQGHIVEKPFLCSQCGHRFTCIEELKIHKQSHTDEKPYKCSECGKSFRHSISLKVHQRTHTGERPYQCSHCEKRFSQLGNLKTHQRIHTGERPHHCSECGKTFTELRVLQTHQRTHTGERPYQCSECGKSFSHLVGLKTHQRTHTGEKPYHCSECGKSFSQLGNLKAHQRTHTGERPYQCSQCAKTFIQLRDLKTHQQIHTGERPYQCSQCGKRFTCLRNLKSHQKTHTGERPYQCSQCGNSFTCLRNLKSHQQAHTGERPYQCSKCEKTFVRVGDLRKHQRIHTGEKPHQCSQCGKSFSLLKDLKKHQRTHTGEKPYLCFQCGKRFSEVGNLKAHQRIHTGEKPYHCSECRKTFGQSSELKRHQQIHTNEMPYQCSQCGKSFRLLRYLKSHQLTHSGEKPYHCSKCGRSFGRLEYVKIHQLTHTGERPYRCSQCGKSFSQSSSLKAHQRTHTGERPFHCSHCAKTFIRLRDLKTHQQTHTGE, encoded by the exons AAAGCAGAGAGCACAGTGTGTCCCGTCTTTAATGGGGAGGTGAAAAAAGAATCAGTGTTTCAGGACGTGACGGAGGAGATGCTGACTGTCCCTCTTCATGTGGACGATACTGAAGGGAGACGGAGAACGAGAAGAGGGAGTGTCAGGCCTCCTAACCCAG TTCAAGCTCTGGTACCAGGGAGGAAGGTGAAGAAGTTCCTCTGTTCTCACTGTTCCTCGTCCTACACAACAGAAACGTCCCTCCAGAGACACATGAACAAATCCCACCCTGAGGAGCTTGGCTCTGGTGTGATACTGAAAGTTCATTGCTGTTCCCATTGTGGGAAGACTTTCACTACTTTAAGAAACCTAAAAGCACACCAGCGGAGTCATAAAGGGGAGAGGCCCTACAAGTGCTCCCAATGTGAGAAGAGTTTCAGTCAGGTAGGAAGTCTAAAGGTGCACCAACGGATTCATACAGGGGAGAGACCACATCAGTGTTCACATTGTGAGAGAAATTTCACTCAGTCAGGCGACTTACAAAGGCATATGCGGACCCACAGAATACAGAAACCCTATCACTGTTCACAGTGTGGGAAGAGTTTCACTTGGTCCAAAGACCTAAAAGCACACGAACAAGGTCACATAGTAGAGAAACCCTACCTCTGCTCCCAGTGTGATCATAGATTCACATGCATTGAAGAACTAAAGATGCATGAGCAAAGTCATACCGGTGGGAAGCCCAACCAGTGCTCGCACTGTGGAAAGAGCTTCAGTCAAGTTGGAACCCTAAAAGCACATGAGCGGactcacacaggggagaggccctaccagtgctcccagtgtgggaagcgTTTCAGTCAGGTAGGAAGCCTAAAGATGCACCAGCgaattcacacaggggagaaaCCCCATCAGTGCTCACACTGTGGGAAAAATTTCACTCAGTCAGGCGACTTAAAAAGACATATGCTAACTCATGGAATAGAGAAGAACTATCATTGTTCCCAGTGTGGGATGAGCTTCACTTGGTTCAAAGACCTAAAAACACATCAACAAGGTCACATAGTAGAGAAACCCTTCCTCTGCTCCCAGTGTGGTCACAGGTTCACATGCATTGAAGAATTAAAGATTCACAAGCAAAGTCATACAGATGAGAAGCCCTACAAATGTTCCGAATGTGGAAAGAGCTTCAGACATTCAATTAGCCTGAAAGTTCATCAAAGGACTCATACgggggagaggccctaccagtgctctcaCTGTGAGAAAAGATTCAGTCAGTTAGGGAACCTGAAGACACATCAGCGGATTCATACAGGAGAAAGGCCACACCATTGCTCAGAGTGTGGAAAGACGTTCACTGAACTGAGAGTCCTACAGACTCACCAGCGgactcacacaggagagaggccctaccagtgctcagAGTGTGGAAAAAGTTTTAGCCACTTAGTTGGCTTAAAGACACATCAACGAACTCACACAGGAGAAAAGCCTTATCACTGCTCAGAATGTGGTAAGAGTTTCAGTCAGTTAGGCAACCTAAAGGCACACCAGCGaactcacacaggagagaggccttaccagtgctcccagtgtgcaaAGACTTTTATTCAATTAAGGGATCTTAAGACACACCAGCAAATTCACACCGGGGAAAGAccataccagtgctcccagtgtgggaagagatTTACCTGCTTAAGGAACCTGAAGTCACACCAGAAGactcacacaggggagaggccttaccagtgctcccagtgtgggaacagTTTTACCTGCTTAAGAAACCTAAAGTCACAccagcaggcacacacaggagagaggccctaccagtgctccaaGTGTGAAAAAACCTTTGTTCGGGTGGGAGACTTAAGGAAACACCAGCgaattcacacaggggagaagccacatcagtgctcccagtgtgggaagagcttctctTTATTAAAAGATTTAAAGAAACACCAGCGCACCCACACAGGAGAAAAGCCATATCTTTGCTTTCAGTGTGGAAAGAGGTTCAGTGAAGTAGGAAACCTAAAAGCTCATCAGCGTATCCACACTGGAGAGAAGCCCTACCACTGCTCAGAGTGCAGGAAGACATTTGGTCAATCATCAGAACTGAAGAGACACCAACAGATTCACACAAACGAGatgccctaccagtgctcccagtgtgggaagagtttCCGTCTCCTACGCTACCTGAAATCACACCAGTTGACTCACTCAGGAGAGAAACCCTATCACTGCTCTAAGTGTGGAAGAAGTTTTGGTCGTTTAGAATATGTAAAGATTCATCAACTGactcacacaggggagaggccctatCGCtgttcccagtgtgggaagagcttcagccaGTCAAGCAGCTTAAAGGCACACCAGCGAACTCACACAGGAGAAAGGCCTTTTCACTGTTCTCATTGTGCAAAGACTTTTATTCGATTAAGAGATCTTAAAACACACCAGCAAACTCACACTGGGGAATAA
- the LOC125746298 gene encoding zinc finger protein 271-like isoform X2: protein MDGRYQINTKTSPCRAVASCSMDQKPPQLSVADVKEEVQDVLISDVDGAGHSSPDKVKWSAAGVGPSCLLHSQKAESTVCPVFNGEVKKESVFQDVTEEMLTVPLHVDDTEGRRRTRRGSVRPPNPVQALVPGRKVKKFLCSHCSSSYTTETSLQRHMNKSHPEELGSGVILKVHCCSHCGKTFTTLRNLKAHQRSHKGERPYKCSQCEKSFSQVGSLKVHQRIHTGERPHQCSHCERNFTQSGDLQRHMRTHRIQKPYHCSQCGKSFTWSKDLKAHEQGHIVEKPYLCSQCDHRFTCIEELKMHEQSHTGGKPNQCSHCGKSFSQVGTLKAHERTHTGERPYQCSQCGKRFSQVGSLKMHQRIHTGEKPHQCSHCGKNFTQSGDLKRHMLTHGIEKNYHCSQCGMSFTWFKDLKTHQQGHIVEKPFLCSQCGHRFTCIEELKIHKQSHTDEKPYKCSECGKSFRHSISLKVHQRTHTGERPYQCSHCEKRFSQLGNLKTHQRIHTGERPHHCSECGKTFTELRVLQTHQRTHTGERPYQCSECGKSFSHLVGLKTHQRTHTGEKPYHCSECGKSFSQLGNLKAHQRTHTGERPYQCSQCAKTFIQLRDLKTHQQIHTGERPYQCSQCGKRFTCLRNLKSHQKTHTGERPYQCSQCGNSFTCLRNLKSHQQAHTGERPYQCSKCEKTFVRVGDLRKHQRIHTGEKPHQCSQCGKSFSLLKDLKKHQRTHTGEKPYLCFQCGKRFSEVGNLKAHQRIHTGEKPYHCSECRKTFGQSSELKRHQQIHTNEMPYQCSQCGKSFRLLRYLKSHQLTHSGEKPYHCSKCGRSFGRLEYVKIHQLTHTGERPYRCSQCGKSFSQSSSLKAHQRTHTGERPFHCSHCAKTFIRLRDLKTHQQTHTGE, encoded by the exons AAAGCAGAGAGCACAGTGTGTCCCGTCTTTAATGGGGAGGTGAAAAAAGAATCAGTGTTTCAGGACGTGACGGAGGAGATGCTGACTGTCCCTCTTCATGTGGACGATACTGAAGGGAGACGGAGAACGAGAAGAGGGAGTGTCAGGCCTCCTAACCCAG TTCAAGCTCTGGTACCAGGGAGGAAGGTGAAGAAGTTCCTCTGTTCTCACTGTTCCTCGTCCTACACAACAGAAACGTCCCTCCAGAGACACATGAACAAATCCCACCCTGAGGAGCTTGGCTCTGGTGTGATACTGAAAGTTCATTGCTGTTCCCATTGTGGGAAGACTTTCACTACTTTAAGAAACCTAAAAGCACACCAGCGGAGTCATAAAGGGGAGAGGCCCTACAAGTGCTCCCAATGTGAGAAGAGTTTCAGTCAGGTAGGAAGTCTAAAGGTGCACCAACGGATTCATACAGGGGAGAGACCACATCAGTGTTCACATTGTGAGAGAAATTTCACTCAGTCAGGCGACTTACAAAGGCATATGCGGACCCACAGAATACAGAAACCCTATCACTGTTCACAGTGTGGGAAGAGTTTCACTTGGTCCAAAGACCTAAAAGCACACGAACAAGGTCACATAGTAGAGAAACCCTACCTCTGCTCCCAGTGTGATCATAGATTCACATGCATTGAAGAACTAAAGATGCATGAGCAAAGTCATACCGGTGGGAAGCCCAACCAGTGCTCGCACTGTGGAAAGAGCTTCAGTCAAGTTGGAACCCTAAAAGCACATGAGCGGactcacacaggggagaggccctaccagtgctcccagtgtgggaagcgTTTCAGTCAGGTAGGAAGCCTAAAGATGCACCAGCgaattcacacaggggagaaaCCCCATCAGTGCTCACACTGTGGGAAAAATTTCACTCAGTCAGGCGACTTAAAAAGACATATGCTAACTCATGGAATAGAGAAGAACTATCATTGTTCCCAGTGTGGGATGAGCTTCACTTGGTTCAAAGACCTAAAAACACATCAACAAGGTCACATAGTAGAGAAACCCTTCCTCTGCTCCCAGTGTGGTCACAGGTTCACATGCATTGAAGAATTAAAGATTCACAAGCAAAGTCATACAGATGAGAAGCCCTACAAATGTTCCGAATGTGGAAAGAGCTTCAGACATTCAATTAGCCTGAAAGTTCATCAAAGGACTCATACgggggagaggccctaccagtgctctcaCTGTGAGAAAAGATTCAGTCAGTTAGGGAACCTGAAGACACATCAGCGGATTCATACAGGAGAAAGGCCACACCATTGCTCAGAGTGTGGAAAGACGTTCACTGAACTGAGAGTCCTACAGACTCACCAGCGgactcacacaggagagaggccctaccagtgctcagAGTGTGGAAAAAGTTTTAGCCACTTAGTTGGCTTAAAGACACATCAACGAACTCACACAGGAGAAAAGCCTTATCACTGCTCAGAATGTGGTAAGAGTTTCAGTCAGTTAGGCAACCTAAAGGCACACCAGCGaactcacacaggagagaggccttaccagtgctcccagtgtgcaaAGACTTTTATTCAATTAAGGGATCTTAAGACACACCAGCAAATTCACACCGGGGAAAGAccataccagtgctcccagtgtgggaagagatTTACCTGCTTAAGGAACCTGAAGTCACACCAGAAGactcacacaggggagaggccttaccagtgctcccagtgtgggaacagTTTTACCTGCTTAAGAAACCTAAAGTCACAccagcaggcacacacaggagagaggccctaccagtgctccaaGTGTGAAAAAACCTTTGTTCGGGTGGGAGACTTAAGGAAACACCAGCgaattcacacaggggagaagccacatcagtgctcccagtgtgggaagagcttctctTTATTAAAAGATTTAAAGAAACACCAGCGCACCCACACAGGAGAAAAGCCATATCTTTGCTTTCAGTGTGGAAAGAGGTTCAGTGAAGTAGGAAACCTAAAAGCTCATCAGCGTATCCACACTGGAGAGAAGCCCTACCACTGCTCAGAGTGCAGGAAGACATTTGGTCAATCATCAGAACTGAAGAGACACCAACAGATTCACACAAACGAGatgccctaccagtgctcccagtgtgggaagagtttCCGTCTCCTACGCTACCTGAAATCACACCAGTTGACTCACTCAGGAGAGAAACCCTATCACTGCTCTAAGTGTGGAAGAAGTTTTGGTCGTTTAGAATATGTAAAGATTCATCAACTGactcacacaggggagaggccctatCGCtgttcccagtgtgggaagagcttcagccaGTCAAGCAGCTTAAAGGCACACCAGCGAACTCACACAGGAGAAAGGCCTTTTCACTGTTCTCATTGTGCAAAGACTTTTATTCGATTAAGAGATCTTAAAACACACCAGCAAACTCACACTGGGGAATAA
- the LOC125746298 gene encoding zinc finger protein 271-like isoform X3, protein MDGRYQINTKTSPCRAVASCSMDQKPPQLSVADVKEEVQDVLISDVDGAGHSSPDKKAESTVCPVFNGEVKKESVFQDVTEEMLTVPLHVDDTEGRRRTRRGSVRPPNPVQALVPGRKVKKFLCSHCSSSYTTETSLQRHMNKSHPEELGSGVILKVHCCSHCGKTFTTLRNLKAHQRSHKGERPYKCSQCEKSFSQVGSLKVHQRIHTGERPHQCSHCERNFTQSGDLQRHMRTHRIQKPYHCSQCGKSFTWSKDLKAHEQGHIVEKPYLCSQCDHRFTCIEELKMHEQSHTGGKPNQCSHCGKSFSQVGTLKAHERTHTGERPYQCSQCGKRFSQVGSLKMHQRIHTGEKPHQCSHCGKNFTQSGDLKRHMLTHGIEKNYHCSQCGMSFTWFKDLKTHQQGHIVEKPFLCSQCGHRFTCIEELKIHKQSHTDEKPYKCSECGKSFRHSISLKVHQRTHTGERPYQCSHCEKRFSQLGNLKTHQRIHTGERPHHCSECGKTFTELRVLQTHQRTHTGERPYQCSECGKSFSHLVGLKTHQRTHTGEKPYHCSECGKSFSQLGNLKAHQRTHTGERPYQCSQCAKTFIQLRDLKTHQQIHTGERPYQCSQCGKRFTCLRNLKSHQKTHTGERPYQCSQCGNSFTCLRNLKSHQQAHTGERPYQCSKCEKTFVRVGDLRKHQRIHTGEKPHQCSQCGKSFSLLKDLKKHQRTHTGEKPYLCFQCGKRFSEVGNLKAHQRIHTGEKPYHCSECRKTFGQSSELKRHQQIHTNEMPYQCSQCGKSFRLLRYLKSHQLTHSGEKPYHCSKCGRSFGRLEYVKIHQLTHTGERPYRCSQCGKSFSQSSSLKAHQRTHTGERPFHCSHCAKTFIRLRDLKTHQQTHTGE, encoded by the exons AAAGCAGAGAGCACAGTGTGTCCCGTCTTTAATGGGGAGGTGAAAAAAGAATCAGTGTTTCAGGACGTGACGGAGGAGATGCTGACTGTCCCTCTTCATGTGGACGATACTGAAGGGAGACGGAGAACGAGAAGAGGGAGTGTCAGGCCTCCTAACCCAG TTCAAGCTCTGGTACCAGGGAGGAAGGTGAAGAAGTTCCTCTGTTCTCACTGTTCCTCGTCCTACACAACAGAAACGTCCCTCCAGAGACACATGAACAAATCCCACCCTGAGGAGCTTGGCTCTGGTGTGATACTGAAAGTTCATTGCTGTTCCCATTGTGGGAAGACTTTCACTACTTTAAGAAACCTAAAAGCACACCAGCGGAGTCATAAAGGGGAGAGGCCCTACAAGTGCTCCCAATGTGAGAAGAGTTTCAGTCAGGTAGGAAGTCTAAAGGTGCACCAACGGATTCATACAGGGGAGAGACCACATCAGTGTTCACATTGTGAGAGAAATTTCACTCAGTCAGGCGACTTACAAAGGCATATGCGGACCCACAGAATACAGAAACCCTATCACTGTTCACAGTGTGGGAAGAGTTTCACTTGGTCCAAAGACCTAAAAGCACACGAACAAGGTCACATAGTAGAGAAACCCTACCTCTGCTCCCAGTGTGATCATAGATTCACATGCATTGAAGAACTAAAGATGCATGAGCAAAGTCATACCGGTGGGAAGCCCAACCAGTGCTCGCACTGTGGAAAGAGCTTCAGTCAAGTTGGAACCCTAAAAGCACATGAGCGGactcacacaggggagaggccctaccagtgctcccagtgtgggaagcgTTTCAGTCAGGTAGGAAGCCTAAAGATGCACCAGCgaattcacacaggggagaaaCCCCATCAGTGCTCACACTGTGGGAAAAATTTCACTCAGTCAGGCGACTTAAAAAGACATATGCTAACTCATGGAATAGAGAAGAACTATCATTGTTCCCAGTGTGGGATGAGCTTCACTTGGTTCAAAGACCTAAAAACACATCAACAAGGTCACATAGTAGAGAAACCCTTCCTCTGCTCCCAGTGTGGTCACAGGTTCACATGCATTGAAGAATTAAAGATTCACAAGCAAAGTCATACAGATGAGAAGCCCTACAAATGTTCCGAATGTGGAAAGAGCTTCAGACATTCAATTAGCCTGAAAGTTCATCAAAGGACTCATACgggggagaggccctaccagtgctctcaCTGTGAGAAAAGATTCAGTCAGTTAGGGAACCTGAAGACACATCAGCGGATTCATACAGGAGAAAGGCCACACCATTGCTCAGAGTGTGGAAAGACGTTCACTGAACTGAGAGTCCTACAGACTCACCAGCGgactcacacaggagagaggccctaccagtgctcagAGTGTGGAAAAAGTTTTAGCCACTTAGTTGGCTTAAAGACACATCAACGAACTCACACAGGAGAAAAGCCTTATCACTGCTCAGAATGTGGTAAGAGTTTCAGTCAGTTAGGCAACCTAAAGGCACACCAGCGaactcacacaggagagaggccttaccagtgctcccagtgtgcaaAGACTTTTATTCAATTAAGGGATCTTAAGACACACCAGCAAATTCACACCGGGGAAAGAccataccagtgctcccagtgtgggaagagatTTACCTGCTTAAGGAACCTGAAGTCACACCAGAAGactcacacaggggagaggccttaccagtgctcccagtgtgggaacagTTTTACCTGCTTAAGAAACCTAAAGTCACAccagcaggcacacacaggagagaggccctaccagtgctccaaGTGTGAAAAAACCTTTGTTCGGGTGGGAGACTTAAGGAAACACCAGCgaattcacacaggggagaagccacatcagtgctcccagtgtgggaagagcttctctTTATTAAAAGATTTAAAGAAACACCAGCGCACCCACACAGGAGAAAAGCCATATCTTTGCTTTCAGTGTGGAAAGAGGTTCAGTGAAGTAGGAAACCTAAAAGCTCATCAGCGTATCCACACTGGAGAGAAGCCCTACCACTGCTCAGAGTGCAGGAAGACATTTGGTCAATCATCAGAACTGAAGAGACACCAACAGATTCACACAAACGAGatgccctaccagtgctcccagtgtgggaagagtttCCGTCTCCTACGCTACCTGAAATCACACCAGTTGACTCACTCAGGAGAGAAACCCTATCACTGCTCTAAGTGTGGAAGAAGTTTTGGTCGTTTAGAATATGTAAAGATTCATCAACTGactcacacaggggagaggccctatCGCtgttcccagtgtgggaagagcttcagccaGTCAAGCAGCTTAAAGGCACACCAGCGAACTCACACAGGAGAAAGGCCTTTTCACTGTTCTCATTGTGCAAAGACTTTTATTCGATTAAGAGATCTTAAAACACACCAGCAAACTCACACTGGGGAATAA
- the LOC125746298 gene encoding zinc finger protein 271-like isoform X5: MDQKPPQLSVADVKEEVQDVLISDVDGAGHSSPDKKAESTVCPVFNGEVKKESVFQDVTEEMLTVPLHVDDTEGRRRTRRGSVRPPNPVQALVPGRKVKKFLCSHCSSSYTTETSLQRHMNKSHPEELGSGVILKVHCCSHCGKTFTTLRNLKAHQRSHKGERPYKCSQCEKSFSQVGSLKVHQRIHTGERPHQCSHCERNFTQSGDLQRHMRTHRIQKPYHCSQCGKSFTWSKDLKAHEQGHIVEKPYLCSQCDHRFTCIEELKMHEQSHTGGKPNQCSHCGKSFSQVGTLKAHERTHTGERPYQCSQCGKRFSQVGSLKMHQRIHTGEKPHQCSHCGKNFTQSGDLKRHMLTHGIEKNYHCSQCGMSFTWFKDLKTHQQGHIVEKPFLCSQCGHRFTCIEELKIHKQSHTDEKPYKCSECGKSFRHSISLKVHQRTHTGERPYQCSHCEKRFSQLGNLKTHQRIHTGERPHHCSECGKTFTELRVLQTHQRTHTGERPYQCSECGKSFSHLVGLKTHQRTHTGEKPYHCSECGKSFSQLGNLKAHQRTHTGERPYQCSQCAKTFIQLRDLKTHQQIHTGERPYQCSQCGKRFTCLRNLKSHQKTHTGERPYQCSQCGNSFTCLRNLKSHQQAHTGERPYQCSKCEKTFVRVGDLRKHQRIHTGEKPHQCSQCGKSFSLLKDLKKHQRTHTGEKPYLCFQCGKRFSEVGNLKAHQRIHTGEKPYHCSECRKTFGQSSELKRHQQIHTNEMPYQCSQCGKSFRLLRYLKSHQLTHSGEKPYHCSKCGRSFGRLEYVKIHQLTHTGERPYRCSQCGKSFSQSSSLKAHQRTHTGERPFHCSHCAKTFIRLRDLKTHQQTHTGE; encoded by the exons AAAGCAGAGAGCACAGTGTGTCCCGTCTTTAATGGGGAGGTGAAAAAAGAATCAGTGTTTCAGGACGTGACGGAGGAGATGCTGACTGTCCCTCTTCATGTGGACGATACTGAAGGGAGACGGAGAACGAGAAGAGGGAGTGTCAGGCCTCCTAACCCAG TTCAAGCTCTGGTACCAGGGAGGAAGGTGAAGAAGTTCCTCTGTTCTCACTGTTCCTCGTCCTACACAACAGAAACGTCCCTCCAGAGACACATGAACAAATCCCACCCTGAGGAGCTTGGCTCTGGTGTGATACTGAAAGTTCATTGCTGTTCCCATTGTGGGAAGACTTTCACTACTTTAAGAAACCTAAAAGCACACCAGCGGAGTCATAAAGGGGAGAGGCCCTACAAGTGCTCCCAATGTGAGAAGAGTTTCAGTCAGGTAGGAAGTCTAAAGGTGCACCAACGGATTCATACAGGGGAGAGACCACATCAGTGTTCACATTGTGAGAGAAATTTCACTCAGTCAGGCGACTTACAAAGGCATATGCGGACCCACAGAATACAGAAACCCTATCACTGTTCACAGTGTGGGAAGAGTTTCACTTGGTCCAAAGACCTAAAAGCACACGAACAAGGTCACATAGTAGAGAAACCCTACCTCTGCTCCCAGTGTGATCATAGATTCACATGCATTGAAGAACTAAAGATGCATGAGCAAAGTCATACCGGTGGGAAGCCCAACCAGTGCTCGCACTGTGGAAAGAGCTTCAGTCAAGTTGGAACCCTAAAAGCACATGAGCGGactcacacaggggagaggccctaccagtgctcccagtgtgggaagcgTTTCAGTCAGGTAGGAAGCCTAAAGATGCACCAGCgaattcacacaggggagaaaCCCCATCAGTGCTCACACTGTGGGAAAAATTTCACTCAGTCAGGCGACTTAAAAAGACATATGCTAACTCATGGAATAGAGAAGAACTATCATTGTTCCCAGTGTGGGATGAGCTTCACTTGGTTCAAAGACCTAAAAACACATCAACAAGGTCACATAGTAGAGAAACCCTTCCTCTGCTCCCAGTGTGGTCACAGGTTCACATGCATTGAAGAATTAAAGATTCACAAGCAAAGTCATACAGATGAGAAGCCCTACAAATGTTCCGAATGTGGAAAGAGCTTCAGACATTCAATTAGCCTGAAAGTTCATCAAAGGACTCATACgggggagaggccctaccagtgctctcaCTGTGAGAAAAGATTCAGTCAGTTAGGGAACCTGAAGACACATCAGCGGATTCATACAGGAGAAAGGCCACACCATTGCTCAGAGTGTGGAAAGACGTTCACTGAACTGAGAGTCCTACAGACTCACCAGCGgactcacacaggagagaggccctaccagtgctcagAGTGTGGAAAAAGTTTTAGCCACTTAGTTGGCTTAAAGACACATCAACGAACTCACACAGGAGAAAAGCCTTATCACTGCTCAGAATGTGGTAAGAGTTTCAGTCAGTTAGGCAACCTAAAGGCACACCAGCGaactcacacaggagagaggccttaccagtgctcccagtgtgcaaAGACTTTTATTCAATTAAGGGATCTTAAGACACACCAGCAAATTCACACCGGGGAAAGAccataccagtgctcccagtgtgggaagagatTTACCTGCTTAAGGAACCTGAAGTCACACCAGAAGactcacacaggggagaggccttaccagtgctcccagtgtgggaacagTTTTACCTGCTTAAGAAACCTAAAGTCACAccagcaggcacacacaggagagaggccctaccagtgctccaaGTGTGAAAAAACCTTTGTTCGGGTGGGAGACTTAAGGAAACACCAGCgaattcacacaggggagaagccacatcagtgctcccagtgtgggaagagcttctctTTATTAAAAGATTTAAAGAAACACCAGCGCACCCACACAGGAGAAAAGCCATATCTTTGCTTTCAGTGTGGAAAGAGGTTCAGTGAAGTAGGAAACCTAAAAGCTCATCAGCGTATCCACACTGGAGAGAAGCCCTACCACTGCTCAGAGTGCAGGAAGACATTTGGTCAATCATCAGAACTGAAGAGACACCAACAGATTCACACAAACGAGatgccctaccagtgctcccagtgtgggaagagtttCCGTCTCCTACGCTACCTGAAATCACACCAGTTGACTCACTCAGGAGAGAAACCCTATCACTGCTCTAAGTGTGGAAGAAGTTTTGGTCGTTTAGAATATGTAAAGATTCATCAACTGactcacacaggggagaggccctatCGCtgttcccagtgtgggaagagcttcagccaGTCAAGCAGCTTAAAGGCACACCAGCGAACTCACACAGGAGAAAGGCCTTTTCACTGTTCTCATTGTGCAAAGACTTTTATTCGATTAAGAGATCTTAAAACACACCAGCAAACTCACACTGGGGAATAA